The genomic segment tatgggacaatttagcatggccaatccacctaacctgcacatccttggatactaaggggcaatttagcatggccaatccacccaatgtacacctttggagtgtgggaagaaacccactcagtcatgggggggagaacatgcagattccgcacagtcatccaagctgggaatcgaatttgggtccctggtggtgtgaggcagcagtgctaaccactgtgccaccgtgacctgAACATTGCTGGCTCGGATTGTGCATGCACAGAGATTTGGGTTGATGGTGGGGGGGGATGCGGATCAGTGTTAAAGAAGGTTGAGGGAGACGGAGGGGTTTAGGGAGAAGGGAGCTCCGCACTCAACTGCATTTCTTCTCCGGCCGACAGACAAGGGCGTACCGTTGGCCGTCAAGCACCTCCAGAAAGATCTCACTGCCAAGAGCAACCGGGACCTTGTCTACGCGGCCAACAGTGTGTTTGTCCAGAGGAACATGCAACTCCCCAGAGCCTACTTGAAGAACTACCGCAGGGCGTTCAACGGCTGGCCTAAGCAGGTCTTCTTCCAGGACGCCAAGATGTCCACCTACATCATCAATAAATGGGTGGAAACGCAaaccagaggtgaggtgacaaAACTCCTGTTTTTGTGTGTTTATCAGCAAACTCCTTGGTTGGCGTGCTATCTGGGACACTTTCCTCCCATTCCAATTCTGCCTGACTGATACAAACCTTCTCCTCACTCTTCATTCTCTCTGTTTGAACTGATTCCAATTAGATGCTTCTGGGCCCTGGTTTTACTTGCTTGAcaggccagtgtagagggagctttactctgtctctaaccccgtgctgtacctgtcctgggagtgtttgatggggacagtgtagagggagctttactctgtctctaaccccgtgctgtacctgtcctgggagtgtttgatggggacagtgtagagggagcattactctgtatctaaccccgtgctgtaccagtcctgggagtgtttgatggggacagtgtagagggagctttactctgtatctaaccccgtgctgtacctgtcctgggagtgtttgatgggggacagtgtagagggagctttactctgtatctaaccccgtgctgtaccagtcctgggagtgtttgatggggacagtgtagagggagctttactctgtatctaaccccgtgctgtacctgtcctgggagtgtttgatgggggacagtgtagagggagctttactctgtatctaaccccgtgctgtacctgtcctgggagtgtttgatggggacagtgtagagggagctttactctgtatctaaccccgtgctgtacctgtcctgggagtgtttgatggggggacagtgtagagggagctttactctgtatctaaccccgtgctgtacctgtcctgggagtgtttgatggggacagtgtagagggagctttactctgtatctaaccccgtgctgtacctgtcctgggagtgtttgatgggggacagtgtagagggaactctgtatctaaccccgtgctgtatctgtcctgggagtgtttgatgggggacagtgtagagggagctttactctgtatctaaccccgtgctgtacctgtcctgggagtgtttgatggggacagtgtagagggagctttactctgtatctaaccccgtgctgtacctgtcctgggagtgtttgatggggggacagtgtagagggagctttactctgtatctaaccccgtgctgtacctgtcctgggagtgtttgatgggggacagtgtagagggaactctgtatctaaccccataccTGTCCTGTATGTCTTCCATAATGGGGGAGAGGGCAACAGAAGTAAAATTGTGCTGATTGCACGGGAAATAATATTTATTCAAAGGGACCAAAAATACTTGGGATGGGAAGGAGTAGGAGctggcagaaagagagagggggagaaagaaggGAATCGGAGGGGAGGAAAGGCTAGCATATTGTGTAGATCTATGTCCCTATCTTGTAGTGTGCTCTCGTTGTAGCTTTTGCAGTCTCTGTTTAAGATCTGTCAGTCGAATAGCATTGGGTGttaacccttccccctccctctctatccAGGAATGATCCCTGACTTTTTGCGTCCGGGCTTGCTGGACCCGGCTTTGACCCGCATGGTCCTCCTCAACGCCGTCTACTTCAAGGGTCTCTGGAAGATTCCGTTCCCTGCCGAGGGCACGCACCAGCGCGAGTTCTACAAGGCCGACGGGACTAAGATCCTCGTGCCCATGATGTCACTGAGTGCCAAGCTTAATGCCAGTAAGTAACAACAGCCCACTGGGTCGCCGGAAggcaggggagggtggtggtctgggagtggggggaggagggtgttcCCCTTCCATACTTAACACTTGTGGTCATTCCCTTCTCAGTTCCCtgatttagatttgatttattgttgtcacatgtattgggatacagtgaaaagtattgttcatagagtacataggggagaaggatttgatttattattgtcacgtgtattgggatacaatgaaaagtattgtttcttgcgcgctatacagacaaagcataccgttcatagagtacataggggagaaggatttgatttattattgtcaccattAATTATTGGTTatatattattatatattatatatgtattatcatacactgtacagacaaagcataccgttcatagagaaggaaaggagagggtgcagaatgtagtgttacagtcatagctagggtgtagagaaagatcaacttaatgcgaggtaggtccattcaaaagtctgacagcagcagggaagaagctgttcttgagtcggttggtaagtgacctcagacttttgtatctttttcccgacgggagaaggtggaagagagaatgtccggggtgcgtggggtccttaattatgccggctgcttttccccgaggcagcgggaagtgtagacagagtcaatggatgggaggctggtttgtgtgatggattgggctacatttacgaccttttgtagttccttgtggtcttgggcagagcaggagcccagaccaagctgtgatacaaccagaaagaatgctttctatggagcatctgtaaaaggtggtgagagtcgtagctgacatgccaaatttccttcgtctcctgaaaGACCCTCAATTCTGAGATTTCCTCCCCGGACCCCTCCCGCAGTGGCCCTTCCTAAAACCAACTCTTAAACAAAGCTGCTTCGATGGCTGGGGTCAAGTTTGTTTTCTGTTCTCTTACGGGGTGTGGGCGACGCTGGccatgcccagcatttattgcccatccctaattgccccttggggaggtggtgggtgagccgccatcttgaacccgctgcagtccctgaggtgtaggtacacccacagtgctgttagggagggagttgcaggattttgacccagcgacagtgaaggaacggccggttatatttcccagtcgggatggtgagtggctcggaggggaacctccaggtgggggtgtttccAGGTACCTGTTGCCTTCCAGTGGTggagatcgtgggtttggaaagtgctgtctgagGCACTTCTGTACAGCACCTTGTGGAGGACACAATGGCCGGAAGCATTGAATGGCTGTTAGGACGGAGTACACCATaaaacccccacagtgcagaaagaggccattcgtcccattgagttTGCATCAATCTCCAaaggaacatcttacccaggtgctcccttctgccctatccttgtaaccccatttaccatggtttaccaatccatctaaccaacacatcttgggacactaagggataatttaccatggccagtccacctaaccacatctttggtcactaaggggcatttcagcatggccaatccccctaacccacatctttggatacaaaggggcaatttagcatggccaatccccctaacccacatctttggatacaaaggggcaatttagcatggccaatccccctaacccacacatctttggatacaaaggggcaatttagcatggccaatccccctaacccacacatctttggacaccaaggggcaatttagtatggccaatccccctaacccacacatctttggatacaaaggggcaatttagcatggccaatccccctaacccacacatctttggatacaaaggggcaatttagcatggccaatccccctaaccaacacatctttggatacaaaggggcaattgagcatggccaatccccctaaccaacacatctttggatacaaaggggcaatttagcatggccaatccccctaaccaacacatctttggacactaaggggcctacctcacattaagttgatctttctctacaccctagctatgactgtaacactacattctgcactttctcctttccttctctatgaacgggatgCTTTGTACAGTGTATAAAATACTTGTATAATTAATTaatggtgacaataataaatcggagcaaatccttctcccctatgtactctatgaacagtatgctttgtctgtatagcgcgcaagaaacaatacttttcactgtgtcccaatacatgtgacaataataaatcaaatcatcaccTAGTTTTGTCCAACACTAACCCCAGGGCAATTGAAGGCGGCACGCACTGTCCTCatttctttggaatgtggaaagtGCTGCGCCCAACTGTCGCTGCCAGTTCCGGCGAGATGAATCCCTTCCCTGGGGTAAGTGTAAAAATGCTGCATGATGTGTGTCTGGCCCACACACTGCCTaagaaagaacaaaaagaaataCCACAAAACACTGCGGAAGCCGGAGATTGTGCAGTAAAAaccagagaggaaagagagaagaAAAGAATATTGAACCCATCTTCCACGAACACTCATGTCggatcctgtttctctctctctctctctctctctatctcctcacagctgccagacctgctgtgttgtTCCCCACTCACTCTTCTTTGGCCCTTAGAATTAAACTGTCCCCCTCCGCAAATTTCTGTTGAAGATCTTcatgtgtgggcggcacggtggcacagtgggtcagcactgctgcctcacagcgccagggacccggattcgattcccggcttgggtcactgtctgtgcggagtttccacgttctctccccgtttcccccccacctccacccaccccccccccccccccgcccccccccccaaaggtgtCCGCGtgcgtttactccgggtgctccggtttcctcccacagtccgaaagacatgcaggttaggtggattggccatgctaaattgccccttagtgtccaaagatgtgcaggttaggtggattggccatgctaaattgccccttggtgtcaaaagatatacgggttaggtggattggccatgctaaattgccccttagtgtccaaagatgtgcaggttaggtggattggccatgctaaattgcccccttagtgtccaaagatatacgggttaggtggattggccatgctaaattgtccaaagatgtgcaggttaggtggattggccatgctaaattgcccccttagtgtccaaagatgtgccagtaatgaggagagacaaagtcagtttggattgtactcactggagtttagaagagtgagaggggatgttATAGAAACAGGCCTATCACGGGGCAAGGCGCAACGCGAGTTGTGGTTGATTGGTGGACCAGAGAATCCAGATGTTTTTATTCCCTCCAGGTGAATTTGTGACTGCCGATGGCCTGGATTATGATGTGATTGAGTTACCGTACCACGGGGAGACCCTCAGTATGTACATAATGGCTCCCTATGAGAAGAAGGTTCCCCTCTCTGCCCTCACAGACATCATCACCATCTCACTGGTCAGTGAGTGGAAGAACAGTCTGGAAACAGTGAAGCGCCATCTTGTCCTGCCCAGGTACGTGGCTTCGTGTCGTGGCACGGAGCGGGCGGGGTCCGTATGGACAACAGCCGCTGGATTTGCGACCATCGTAGGGGGCTCAAATCGGCAGTAGCCCCTGATCCCCATCcttgatctgcaggttaggtggattgaccatgctaaattgccccttggtgtccaaagatgtgcaggttaggtggattggccgtgctaaattgccccttagtgtccaaagatgtgcaggttaggtggattggccatgctaaattgccccttagtgtccaaagatgtgcaggttaggtggattaattaTGATCAATgcactgggttatggggatatgccaAGGGCTGGGCCTGTTAgagtgctcttttggaaagtcagaacagacccgatgggctgaatgatctccttttgTTCTGTATGGATActatttgggcatcgctggcttggccagcatttattgcccatccctagttgccccttgagaaggtgatgggcagcacagtggttagcactgctgcctcacagcaccaaggacctgggtcgattcccggctcgggtcactgtctgtgtgaagtttgcacattctccccccgtgtctgcgtgggtttcctccgggtgctccggtttcctcccacagtccaaagatgtgtgggttaggttgattggccatgctaaattgaccctagtgtcaggggggttagcagggtaaatatgtggggttacgggaatagggcctgcttgggattgtggtcggtgcagacccgatgggctgaatggccttttctgcactgtcgggattctaggatTGTGTCGGtaaggggggaccaggacaggttgttggcgatctggacacctaaaaacttgaagctctcgaccatttctacttcatccccgttgatgtagacaggggcatgttctcctttacgcttcctgaagtcagtgacaaTCTGCTtcatcttgttgacattgagtcTTTGACAGATTGTCTCCCAGGACTCTGTAATGTGATCACGACACTTTCTTGTTGGTTGAATAGAAGTCTGCGGGTTCAGAAGGCCTGAGATTGTTTCGCCTGGCATTCCCTGACATATTTATTGGTCTTATCCCGGCAGGTTTTCCCTGGATAGCGAGACGGATCTGAGGAAGCCGCTGACAAACATGGGAATTACAGACATGTTCAACGTGGGCAAGGCGGACTTTACCAAGATCAGCAGTAAGTACTCGCTCCCGGCAGACTTGACGCAATGGAATGACATGAGCTCGAGGGGATGTaacaggagcagaaggaggccattcagcccttcgagcctgctccgccattcaatcagatcgcggctgatctctccctggtctccaatccacctccccacctctcccccatctccctttaacctgtttttatATCAGaagtatatccatctccttcttgaaaccattcaatgattcagactcccaccgcgcgatggggccgcgagttccacaaattcaccaccctctgagaagtagttcctcgtcatctcagttttaaatctaccgcctctcagcctctaccctgtgacctcttgttccagattgccccacatgggggaaacatttggtccacatttactcgatcaatcccttttagtattttatatccctcgatcagatcccctctcattcttcttaaccccagcaagtacaagccccaaactgctccttctgcactgtcgggattctatgattctactggccTGTGTTTGGGGAGAACCCACCTCGGTTATAAGAGGAATGAACAATCCCGGTTAGGTTGAGTGGGGACGGGGGGTACAATTTCTGTTTGTGGAGGAATCGAGTGCCGCCGGTTAACCCTTCCCTCTCCGTTTTGCCTCCCTCTGCAGAAACCGAGCCCTTGTTTGTGTCCAAAGCCCTGCAGAAGGTAAAGATCGAAGTGAATGAAAGTGGGACCAAGGCGTCTGCAGCC from the Mustelus asterias unplaced genomic scaffold, sMusAst1.hap1.1 HAP1_SCAFFOLD_2691, whole genome shotgun sequence genome contains:
- the LOC144489936 gene encoding plasminogen activator inhibitor 1-like, translated to MTMKISSKFVLSLASLLVLTATLSDAFSDPPVSELGADFGIRVFREIAASAGDRNVVFSPYGAAALMGMAQLGAAGNTLEQLRAAMGYRLEDKGVPLAVKHLQKDLTAKSNRDLVYAANSVFVQRNMQLPRAYLKNYRRAFNGWPKQVFFQDAKMSTYIINKWVETQTRGMIPDFLRPGLLDPALTRMVLLNAVYFKGLWKIPFPAEGTHQREFYKADGTKILVPMMSLSAKLNASEFVTADGLDYDVIELPYHGETLSMYIMAPYEKKVPLSALTDIITISLVSEWKNSLETVKRHLVLPRFSLDSETDLRKPLTNMGITDMFNVGKADFTKISKTEPLFVSKALQKVKIEVNESGTKASAATAAILYERMAPLEVVIDRPFLFLVRHNPTGTILFAGQVMEP